One genomic window of Rickettsiales bacterium includes the following:
- the hxsC gene encoding His-Xaa-Ser system radical SAM maturase HxsC: MGEAPRDFQYLLFKREISEEVGALPSNSMLLDAELRYIESGDVIKITPSNKGIHSIYRRNANSNSFLVTERCNSFCLMCSQPPKNIDDGYLVNEILQAIPLVSRDTREIGLTGGEPTLVGEGFFEMIRACKQHLPETAVHVLTNGRNFEDLEFAMKLARIGHPDLMLGIPLYSEVPQVHEFVVQAKGAFDETINGILNLKRCGVKVEIRCVIHKQTYERLPQLAEYIVRNLLFVDHVALMGLEIMGFTRANLDELWIDPYDYREQLEEAVRILNRNKIRTSVYNHQLCLLPESLHSFSVKSISDWKNEYIDECQDCTRLEECGGFFASGAKHKYSEHIKPYTLKAA; encoded by the coding sequence ATGGGTGAAGCACCAAGAGACTTCCAATATCTGCTTTTCAAGCGCGAGATTAGCGAAGAAGTGGGAGCATTACCCTCGAACTCAATGCTTTTAGATGCAGAATTAAGATATATTGAAAGCGGTGATGTAATTAAAATAACTCCTTCTAATAAAGGTATTCACTCCATTTACAGGCGCAATGCTAATTCCAATAGTTTCTTAGTAACAGAGCGGTGCAACTCTTTCTGCCTAATGTGCTCTCAACCACCTAAAAATATTGATGACGGCTATTTGGTGAACGAAATACTGCAGGCTATTCCTTTGGTCTCACGAGATACGCGAGAAATAGGATTAACTGGAGGCGAGCCAACTCTTGTAGGAGAAGGCTTCTTTGAAATGATTCGAGCTTGCAAACAACATTTACCAGAGACAGCGGTGCATGTGCTTACTAATGGCCGGAACTTTGAGGATTTAGAATTTGCAATGAAGTTGGCTAGAATTGGCCACCCAGATTTAATGCTTGGTATCCCTCTTTACTCCGAAGTTCCGCAGGTACATGAGTTTGTGGTACAGGCAAAAGGCGCCTTTGATGAAACTATCAATGGGATACTCAACCTGAAGCGCTGCGGTGTTAAAGTGGAAATTCGCTGTGTCATCCATAAGCAAACCTATGAGCGCTTACCTCAACTTGCAGAATACATAGTGCGCAATCTCTTATTTGTAGATCATGTAGCATTGATGGGCCTTGAGATTATGGGCTTTACCCGTGCAAACCTTGATGAATTATGGATCGATCCATACGACTACCGAGAGCAATTAGAAGAAGCTGTACGGATACTAAATCGTAATAAAATCCGCACCTCAGTTTATAATCATCAGCTATGTTTACTGCCTGAATCTCTGCATTCATTTTCCGTTAAGAGTATTAGCGATTGGAAGAATGAATACATTGATGAATGCCAAGACTGTACTCGATTAGAAGAGTGTGGAGGGTTCTTTGCGTCTGGCGCCAAGCATAAGTATAGTGAGCACATCAAACCTTATACTCTAAAAGCAGCGTAG